A region from the Agrobacterium cucumeris genome encodes:
- the mtaB gene encoding tRNA (N(6)-L-threonylcarbamoyladenosine(37)-C(2))-methylthiotransferase MtaB encodes MSGVEVITFGCRLNTYESEVMRAEAEKAGLNNAVLVNTCAVTGEAVRQARQAIRRARRDNPHARIIVTGCAAQTEKQTFAEMPEVDAVLGNEEKLKSTSYRALPDFGVSAEEKLRVNDIMSIKATAPQMVKHIDGHVRAFIQVQNGCDHRCTFCIIPYGRGNSRSVPMGAVVDQARRLTESGYCEIVLTGVDATSYGADLPGEPSLGYLAKTLLKQVPDILRLRLSSIDSIEADHHLMDLIADEPRFMPHLHLSLQHGDDMILKRMKRRHSRADAIRFCRDVRSLRPDIAFGADMIAGFPTETEEMFENAATLAEECGISSLHVFPYSPRAGTPAARMPQLDRALVKDRAARLRERGEALKVAQLQDMVGSVQTILVENTGFAHTDNFTLVAAPDLAPRTLAQVAITGHNGKHLNMKLLAANAA; translated from the coding sequence ATGAGCGGCGTCGAGGTCATAACCTTCGGCTGCCGTCTCAACACCTATGAATCGGAAGTGATGCGGGCGGAGGCCGAGAAGGCTGGGCTGAACAATGCCGTGCTGGTCAATACCTGCGCGGTGACGGGGGAGGCGGTGCGTCAGGCGCGCCAGGCCATCCGCCGGGCACGGCGCGACAATCCGCATGCGCGCATCATCGTTACCGGTTGCGCTGCGCAGACGGAAAAACAGACCTTTGCCGAAATGCCCGAGGTGGATGCGGTGCTGGGCAATGAGGAAAAGCTGAAAAGCACTTCCTATCGTGCGCTGCCCGATTTTGGCGTCTCGGCGGAAGAAAAGCTGCGCGTCAACGACATCATGAGCATCAAGGCGACCGCGCCGCAGATGGTCAAGCACATTGACGGGCATGTGCGCGCCTTCATTCAGGTGCAGAATGGCTGCGATCATCGCTGCACCTTCTGCATCATTCCCTATGGGCGCGGTAATTCCCGCTCCGTGCCTATGGGTGCAGTGGTGGATCAGGCGCGCAGACTGACGGAAAGCGGTTATTGCGAGATCGTGCTGACCGGAGTGGATGCGACCAGCTATGGGGCTGATCTGCCGGGCGAACCCTCCCTCGGTTACCTCGCCAAGACTTTGCTGAAGCAGGTGCCGGATATTCTGCGCCTGCGCCTTTCCTCCATCGACAGTATCGAGGCCGACCATCATCTGATGGATCTGATTGCCGATGAGCCGCGTTTCATGCCGCATCTGCACCTGTCCCTCCAGCATGGCGATGACATGATCCTGAAACGCATGAAACGCCGCCATTCACGGGCCGATGCCATCCGCTTCTGTCGTGACGTGCGGTCGCTCCGGCCGGATATCGCCTTCGGCGCGGATATGATTGCCGGTTTCCCGACCGAGACGGAAGAGATGTTCGAAAACGCCGCCACGCTTGCGGAAGAATGCGGCATTTCCAGCCTGCATGTCTTTCCCTACAGCCCGCGTGCCGGCACGCCGGCGGCCCGCATGCCGCAGCTCGACAGGGCGCTGGTGAAGGACCGGGCGGCAAGGCTCCGCGAACGCGGTGAAGCGCTTAAGGTGGCGCAGTTGCAGGATATGGTCGGTTCGGTGCAAACGATCCTGGTGGAAAACACCGGTTTTGCCCATACCGATAATTTCACGCTGGTGGCGGCGCCTGATCTTGCCCCGCGCACTCTTGCGCAGGTTGCGATTACCGGCCACAACGGCAAACATCTGAACATGAAGCTTCTGGCGGCGAACGCTGCCTGA
- the dapF gene encoding diaminopimelate epimerase, with translation MADTVEFAKMNGLGNKILVIDMRGRKDMVTPAAAIALNADPATQFDQIMAIHDPRVSGTDAFIDILNCDGTKAQACGNGTRCVVQALSSETGKTSFTFQTVAGILNAVEHEDGMISVDMGLPRFRWSDIPLSEEFHDTSRIELQIGPIDAPILHSPAVMSMGNPHAIFWVDRDPMDFDLERFGPLLENHPIFPEKANITLAQVMSDSALRTRTWERGAGLTLACGSAACAAAVSAARTGRTAKRVTIDVASSPIRVPLTIDWREDNHVIMTGPAEWEWSGSVDPVTGVWSRDAVAEQGAV, from the coding sequence ATGGCGGATACGGTCGAATTTGCGAAGATGAACGGGCTTGGCAACAAGATCCTCGTTATCGACATGCGCGGCCGCAAGGATATGGTCACGCCTGCGGCAGCCATTGCGCTCAATGCCGATCCCGCGACCCAGTTCGACCAGATCATGGCCATTCACGATCCGCGTGTCAGTGGCACGGATGCCTTTATCGACATTCTCAATTGCGATGGCACGAAGGCGCAGGCCTGCGGCAACGGCACGCGCTGCGTGGTGCAGGCACTGTCTTCCGAAACCGGCAAGACCAGCTTCACGTTCCAGACGGTGGCCGGCATTTTGAATGCCGTCGAGCATGAAGACGGCATGATATCAGTCGATATGGGTCTGCCGCGTTTCCGCTGGAGCGATATTCCGCTGTCGGAAGAGTTCCATGATACGAGCCGCATCGAATTGCAGATCGGGCCGATCGATGCGCCGATCCTGCACTCGCCTGCCGTCATGTCGATGGGCAACCCGCATGCAATTTTCTGGGTGGACCGCGATCCGATGGATTTCGATCTTGAGCGGTTCGGGCCGCTGCTCGAAAACCATCCAATATTTCCGGAAAAGGCCAATATCACACTCGCACAGGTGATGTCCGACAGTGCACTGCGCACCCGCACCTGGGAGCGTGGCGCCGGGTTGACGCTTGCCTGCGGTTCCGCCGCATGCGCTGCCGCCGTTTCCGCCGCCCGCACCGGCCGCACGGCTAAGAGGGTCACCATCGATGTGGCCTCCAGCCCCATCCGCGTGCCGCTGACCATTGACTGGCGTGAGGACAACCACGTCATCATGACCGGCCCGGCTGAATGGGAATGGTCGGGTTCCGTCGATCCTGTCACGGGTGTCTGGTCACGGGATGCGGTGGCCGAGCAGGGGGCCGTATGA
- a CDS encoding MBL fold metallo-hydrolase, producing the protein MNRRNFFRFSTLGLLAVAGGALFARRSNASAYYSGPISDHFDGIRFFNPGGSPPGNFMGLLKWRFNGERATWPENYPSPFPFATPESRVEGKDIRVTFVGHASFLIQTAGLNILVDPVWSQRTSPFSFAGPKRVNPPGIRFEDLPPIDLVLLTHNHYDHLDMETLKRLHVAHKPLFITPLGNDAIIRTGVEAARIKVGDWGDVLEVGSSVKIHFEPCHHWSARGLNDRSMALWAAFVIEGPGGKIYHIGDTGFHEGLNYHAARKKHGEFRLANLPFGAYEPRWFMKGQHQNPAEAVEGMKLCGAAHVCGHHWGTVQLTDEAVDAPLAALKTALVEQGVEESRFRPMRPGEVFDVPSA; encoded by the coding sequence ATGAACCGTCGAAACTTCTTTCGTTTTTCAACCCTTGGATTGCTCGCTGTGGCGGGCGGTGCGCTGTTTGCCCGCCGTTCGAATGCCAGCGCCTATTATAGTGGCCCGATCTCCGATCATTTCGACGGGATACGCTTCTTTAATCCCGGCGGCTCGCCGCCTGGCAATTTCATGGGCCTGTTGAAATGGCGTTTCAACGGTGAGCGCGCCACATGGCCGGAAAACTATCCGAGCCCTTTTCCCTTTGCGACGCCCGAAAGCCGGGTCGAGGGCAAGGACATTCGTGTCACCTTCGTCGGCCATGCCTCCTTTCTGATCCAGACGGCAGGTCTGAATATTCTCGTCGATCCTGTGTGGTCGCAACGTACCAGCCCATTCAGTTTCGCCGGTCCCAAACGGGTCAATCCGCCCGGCATCCGTTTCGAGGATCTGCCGCCCATCGATCTGGTGCTGCTGACGCATAATCATTACGACCATCTGGATATGGAAACGCTGAAGCGGTTGCATGTGGCGCACAAGCCGCTCTTCATCACGCCGCTCGGCAATGATGCCATCATCCGCACCGGCGTGGAGGCGGCGCGTATCAAGGTGGGCGACTGGGGCGATGTGCTGGAGGTCGGCTCGTCGGTTAAAATTCATTTCGAACCGTGCCACCATTGGTCTGCCCGCGGCCTCAACGACCGCAGCATGGCATTGTGGGCCGCCTTCGTCATCGAGGGGCCGGGTGGTAAAATCTACCACATCGGCGATACCGGCTTTCACGAAGGCCTCAATTATCACGCTGCGCGCAAGAAGCATGGCGAATTTCGCCTCGCCAACCTGCCTTTCGGTGCTTATGAGCCGCGCTGGTTCATGAAAGGCCAACACCAGAACCCAGCGGAAGCCGTTGAGGGCATGAAGCTTTGTGGCGCCGCGCATGTCTGCGGCCATCATTGGGGTACGGTGCAGCTCACCGATGAGGCTGTCGATGCGCCACTTGCGGCGCTGAAAACGGCGCTTGTGGAGCAGGGTGTGGAGGAAAGCCGTTTTCGGCCCATGCGCCCCGGTGAGGTTTTCGACGTACCCTCCGCCTGA
- the ffh gene encoding signal recognition particle protein, with translation MFENLQDRLGSILNGLTGRGALTEADVAAALREVRRALLEADVALEVVRSFTDRVREKAVGAAVLKSIKPGQMVVKIVHDELVEMLGTEGVSIDLHAAAPVVIMMVGLQGSGKTTTTGKIAKRLTDREKKKVLMASLDTRRPAAQEQLRQLGVQTGVDTLPIIAGQSPTDIAARAVQAAKLGGHDVVILDTAGRTHIDEPLMLEMADIKKKSNPHEILLVADSLTGQDAVNLARNFDERVGITGLVLTRMDGDGRGGAALSMRAVTGKPIKLIGIGERMNELDEFHPRRIADRILGMGDIVSLVEKAAENIDAEKARAMAEKMAKGKFDLNDLADQLGQMKKMGGMGGIMGLMPGMAGMKDKMASAGMNDKMFDRQIAIISSMTRAERANPDILKHSRKKRIAAGSGTDAAEINKLLKMHRGMADMMKAMGGKGKGGIMKQMMGGLAGKMGLGGMMGGGMPDLSNIDPKQLEALQKQAEAAGLGKPGAMPGLGGMPGGLPGLGGAKLPGLGGMPGLPGFPKKK, from the coding sequence ATGTTTGAAAACCTCCAGGACCGCCTTGGTTCCATTCTAAATGGACTGACCGGCCGTGGCGCGCTGACGGAAGCCGATGTTGCCGCCGCCCTGCGCGAGGTTCGCCGTGCGCTGCTGGAAGCGGACGTGGCGCTGGAAGTCGTGCGCTCCTTCACCGACAGGGTGCGTGAAAAGGCGGTTGGTGCCGCCGTCCTGAAATCCATCAAGCCCGGCCAGATGGTCGTCAAGATCGTGCATGACGAACTTGTCGAAATGCTCGGCACAGAAGGCGTCTCGATCGACCTGCATGCGGCCGCGCCCGTCGTCATCATGATGGTCGGTCTGCAGGGTTCTGGTAAAACCACCACCACGGGCAAGATTGCCAAGCGCCTGACCGACCGCGAGAAGAAGAAGGTGCTGATGGCATCTCTCGACACGCGTCGTCCGGCCGCACAGGAACAGCTTCGCCAGCTGGGCGTCCAGACCGGCGTCGACACGCTGCCGATCATCGCCGGCCAGTCGCCGACTGATATCGCCGCGCGCGCCGTGCAGGCCGCCAAGCTCGGCGGCCATGACGTCGTGATCCTCGATACCGCTGGCCGCACCCATATCGACGAACCCTTGATGCTGGAAATGGCCGACATCAAGAAGAAGTCCAACCCGCATGAAATCCTGCTGGTGGCGGATTCGCTGACCGGTCAGGACGCCGTCAATCTGGCGCGCAATTTCGATGAGCGCGTCGGCATCACCGGCCTCGTACTCACCCGTATGGATGGTGACGGTCGTGGCGGTGCGGCCCTCTCCATGCGCGCCGTCACCGGCAAGCCGATCAAGCTGATCGGTATCGGCGAGCGCATGAATGAACTCGACGAGTTCCATCCGCGCCGTATCGCCGACCGTATTCTCGGCATGGGCGACATCGTCTCGCTGGTTGAAAAGGCCGCCGAAAACATCGATGCGGAAAAAGCCCGCGCCATGGCCGAGAAGATGGCCAAGGGCAAGTTCGACCTCAACGATCTCGCCGACCAGCTTGGCCAGATGAAGAAGATGGGCGGCATGGGCGGCATCATGGGGCTGATGCCCGGCATGGCCGGCATGAAGGACAAGATGGCTTCGGCCGGCATGAACGACAAGATGTTCGACCGCCAGATCGCCATCATCTCCTCGATGACCAGAGCGGAACGCGCCAATCCGGATATTCTGAAACACAGCCGCAAGAAGCGCATCGCCGCCGGTTCCGGCACGGATGCCGCCGAAATCAACAAGCTCCTGAAAATGCATCGCGGCATGGCCGACATGATGAAGGCCATGGGCGGCAAGGGCAAAGGCGGCATCATGAAGCAGATGATGGGCGGCCTTGCCGGCAAGATGGGGCTCGGTGGCATGATGGGCGGCGGTATGCCCGATCTGTCGAATATCGATCCGAAGCAGCTCGAAGCGCTTCAGAAGCAGGCTGAAGCCGCCGGTCTCGGCAAGCCGGGTGCAATGCCGGGTCTTGGTGGCATGCCAGGTGGATTGCCAGGTCTTGGTGGCGCAAAGCTGCCGGGTCTTGGCGGCATGCCGGGCCTGCCCGGCTTCCCGAAAAAGAAGTGA
- a CDS encoding chorismate mutase → MNTTDVKAQLSEYRQSIDNIDAALVHILAERFRCTKAVGVLKAKYNLPPADPAREEYQIERLRHLAKDANLDPDFAEKFLNFIIKEVIRHHEAIAAEHGGNEKTA, encoded by the coding sequence GTGAACACTACAGACGTGAAAGCCCAGCTTTCTGAATATCGCCAGTCGATCGACAATATCGACGCCGCACTGGTTCACATTCTTGCCGAACGTTTCCGCTGTACCAAGGCGGTGGGCGTGCTGAAGGCAAAGTACAATTTGCCGCCGGCAGACCCGGCGCGCGAGGAATACCAGATCGAACGCCTTCGCCATCTGGCCAAGGACGCCAATCTGGACCCGGATTTCGCCGAGAAGTTCTTGAACTTCATCATCAAGGAAGTCATCCGGCATCATGAAGCAATCGCCGCCGAACATGGCGGTAACGAAAAGACCGCCTGA
- the rpsP gene encoding 30S ribosomal protein S16, producing the protein MALKIRLARGGSKKRPYYQIVVADARSPRDGRFLEKVGSWNPMLGKDNPQRVELKADLIKEWIAKGAQPTDRVLRFLAEAGLAERAARSNPEKAKPGKRALERVAEKKQKAEDAAAAAAEASAAE; encoded by the coding sequence ATGGCACTTAAAATTCGTCTCGCACGCGGTGGTTCCAAGAAGCGCCCGTATTACCAGATCGTCGTTGCAGACGCCCGTTCGCCCCGCGACGGCCGTTTCCTCGAGAAGGTCGGTTCCTGGAACCCGATGCTCGGCAAGGATAACCCGCAGCGCGTTGAGCTGAAGGCTGATCTCATCAAGGAATGGATCGCCAAGGGCGCACAGCCGACCGACCGCGTTCTTCGCTTCCTCGCCGAAGCCGGTCTTGCCGAGCGCGCCGCTCGCAGCAACCCGGAAAAGGCAAAGCCGGGCAAGCGCGCCCTGGAGCGCGTTGCTGAAAAGAAGCAGAAGGCTGAAGATGCAGCCGCTGCTGCTGCAGAAGCCTCTGCTGCAGAATAA
- the rimM gene encoding ribosome maturation factor RimM (Essential for efficient processing of 16S rRNA): MAKLENPVLMAKIGGAQGLRGEVRVSTYTADPMALGDYGNLVTADGRLFEILEVREGKNVVVVRFRGINDRNAAESLNGLELFIDRDNLPDDELDDDEFYYADLEGLEAVDAEGKSYGAVSAVYDFGAGDLLELKGAGRRPALIPFSESAVLEIDLEAGRILIDPMAAGLIDNPDDKDETGVPPFGKK, from the coding sequence ATGGCAAAGCTGGAAAACCCGGTACTCATGGCAAAGATCGGCGGCGCGCAGGGCCTGCGCGGCGAAGTCCGCGTCAGCACCTATACGGCCGACCCGATGGCGCTCGGCGATTACGGTAATCTTGTCACCGCCGATGGCCGCCTCTTTGAAATTCTGGAAGTGCGCGAGGGCAAGAATGTCGTCGTCGTCCGCTTCAGGGGCATCAACGACCGCAATGCGGCGGAAAGCCTGAACGGGCTGGAACTGTTCATCGACCGCGACAATCTGCCGGACGACGAGCTTGATGACGATGAATTTTATTATGCCGATCTCGAAGGGCTGGAAGCCGTTGATGCGGAAGGCAAAAGTTATGGCGCCGTCAGCGCCGTTTACGATTTCGGCGCGGGTGATCTGCTCGAACTGAAAGGCGCCGGCCGCCGGCCTGCCCTCATCCCCTTTTCCGAGTCGGCCGTACTCGAGATCGATCTCGAAGCCGGGCGCATTCTCATAGATCCGATGGCCGCCGGCCTGATCGACAATCCCGACGACAAGGACGAAACCGGCGTACCGCCTTTCGGCAAGAAATAA
- the trmD gene encoding tRNA (guanosine(37)-N1)-methyltransferase TrmD: protein MTFKATVLTLYPEMFPGHLGYSLAGKALEREQWSLEAVQIREFAIDRHRSVDDTPAGGGAGMVLKPDILAAAIDHVSDGDTRPRLLMSPRGKPLSQNRVRELAAGEGAIIVCGRFEGVDQRVIDARGLEEVSIGDYILSGGEPAALTLLDAIVRILPGVMGNDLSGVHESFEGGLLEHPHYTRPQVWEGRDIPAVLTSGNHAVIDKWRHEQALALTRERRPDLLEKAQAETK from the coding sequence ATGACCTTTAAGGCTACCGTGCTGACGCTCTACCCGGAAATGTTTCCGGGGCATCTGGGTTATTCGCTGGCCGGCAAGGCGCTGGAGCGCGAACAATGGTCGCTCGAGGCCGTGCAAATCCGCGAATTTGCCATCGACAGGCACAGAAGCGTCGATGACACGCCGGCAGGCGGCGGTGCCGGCATGGTGCTGAAACCCGATATTCTGGCCGCAGCCATCGACCATGTTTCGGATGGCGACACACGGCCGCGCCTGCTGATGAGCCCGCGTGGCAAGCCGCTGTCGCAGAACCGCGTGCGCGAACTGGCGGCGGGTGAGGGTGCGATCATCGTCTGCGGCCGTTTCGAAGGCGTCGACCAGCGGGTAATCGACGCGCGTGGGCTGGAGGAGGTGTCGATCGGCGATTACATTCTCTCCGGCGGCGAACCGGCGGCGCTGACGCTGCTGGACGCCATCGTCCGCATACTTCCTGGTGTCATGGGCAACGATCTCTCCGGCGTGCATGAAAGCTTCGAGGGCGGGCTACTGGAACATCCGCATTATACCCGCCCGCAAGTCTGGGAAGGCCGCGACATTCCCGCCGTCCTCACATCAGGCAATCACGCCGTCATCGACAAGTGGCGGCACGAACAGGCGCTGGCGCTGACCAGGGAAAGACGGCCAGACCTTCTCGAAAAAGCTCAGGCCGAGACGAAATAA
- a CDS encoding sulfite exporter TauE/SafE family protein, with protein sequence MSVFIVLMLFATGFLSGVVNAIAGGGTFLTFGAMTLAGLPPIVANATSAIVQFPGYITSVIAYAPEIRAHWREAILLSAVSVVGGLAGSLLLLSLDNPSFRQLVPWLLLAATAVFAAGPWLRPKTSAERSPGNLPSLAFQGLASIYGGFFGAGMGIMMLAILGITSGGSYHHLNALKNLLSVVIAVIAITIFVSGGVVSWWAALIMFPAAALGGYVGVHTARRVPQWIIRWLVIAVGLILTAYYFVSA encoded by the coding sequence ATGTCAGTTTTCATCGTTCTCATGCTGTTTGCGACCGGCTTTCTGTCTGGTGTCGTAAATGCGATCGCCGGTGGCGGCACTTTCCTGACCTTCGGGGCGATGACACTTGCCGGCCTGCCGCCCATCGTTGCCAATGCAACGTCGGCAATCGTGCAATTTCCGGGCTACATTACCTCCGTGATCGCCTATGCGCCGGAAATTCGTGCGCACTGGCGTGAGGCGATCCTGCTGTCGGCCGTGTCCGTCGTTGGCGGGCTGGCCGGGTCGCTGCTGCTGTTATCGCTCGACAACCCCTCCTTCCGCCAGCTGGTGCCATGGCTGCTTCTGGCGGCCACCGCCGTTTTCGCTGCCGGCCCGTGGCTGCGACCCAAGACGAGTGCGGAACGCTCGCCCGGAAATCTGCCTAGCCTCGCCTTTCAGGGGCTTGCATCGATTTATGGTGGTTTCTTCGGTGCCGGCATGGGCATCATGATGCTCGCCATCCTCGGAATAACCTCTGGCGGCAGCTATCATCACCTGAACGCGCTGAAGAACCTGCTGTCGGTGGTGATCGCCGTCATTGCAATCACGATTTTCGTCAGCGGCGGCGTCGTGTCCTGGTGGGCGGCACTCATCATGTTTCCGGCGGCGGCACTTGGCGGCTATGTGGGCGTGCACACCGCAAGGCGGGTGCCGCAATGGATCATCCGCTGGCTGGTAATTGCAGTCGGGCTGATTTTGACGGCCTATTATTTCGTCTCGGCCTGA
- the rplS gene encoding 50S ribosomal protein L19: MTNIIQQLEAEQAAKIEAKRTLPDFSPGDTLRVNVRVTEGNRTRVQAYEGVCIARSGGGLSESFTVRKISYGEGVERVFPIYSPLVEGVEIVRRGKVRRAKLYYLRDRRGKAARIVENTGTRARKLNESERQAAAEEKARLEAEKVAAAQALAAEKAAAEAAEAKAAEEAAKAAEATAE, encoded by the coding sequence ATGACCAATATCATTCAGCAGCTGGAAGCCGAACAGGCTGCCAAGATCGAAGCAAAGCGCACCCTGCCGGACTTTTCGCCGGGCGATACGCTGCGCGTCAACGTTCGCGTAACGGAAGGTAACCGTACCCGCGTTCAGGCTTACGAAGGCGTTTGCATCGCCCGTTCTGGCGGTGGCCTTTCCGAAAGCTTCACCGTTCGCAAGATCTCCTACGGCGAAGGCGTCGAGCGCGTATTCCCGATCTACTCCCCGCTGGTCGAAGGCGTTGAAATCGTTCGCCGCGGTAAGGTTCGCCGCGCGAAGCTCTACTACCTGCGCGATCGTCGCGGCAAGGCTGCCCGTATCGTTGAAAACACCGGTACGCGCGCTCGCAAGCTGAACGAATCCGAGCGTCAGGCAGCTGCCGAAGAAAAGGCACGTCTGGAAGCCGAAAAGGTAGCAGCAGCACAGGCTCTCGCCGCCGAAAAGGCAGCAGCCGAAGCCGCAGAAGCCAAGGCAGCGGAAGAAGCAGCAAAGGCTGCAGAAGCCACAGCGGAATAA
- a CDS encoding rhizobiocin, translating into MVLTVNFGNGGAASVSSLTKLIDQEVYQLLTVSTTQEKNGVSLETGPLGTISVAGTGSKVDVGYDANANGFTFDVTSEWNSVKNALIKSERPENLKLKDFVHVDVQLGGTGSSNLEVLNTKRGNILTGAGNDTVAVSLLSNENTWVNAFNIDTGAGNDTINVKRGAAFNDASAASPGGIVAGTYVANGGVGVTNGRFTSVKIDAGAGNDEIDLSSVNLASSMIIGGKGMDRMTASSGADTFVFNKGDIGTWLATDTIFGFDASVDKLKLVGTTIDDWAVTSYGVNTLIVNITLERGDESIILSGVRLENNDWFSA; encoded by the coding sequence ATGGTATTAACAGTAAATTTCGGTAACGGTGGCGCGGCTTCGGTATCGTCGCTTACCAAGTTGATCGATCAGGAAGTCTACCAACTGCTTACGGTATCAACCACTCAGGAAAAGAACGGCGTCTCGCTTGAAACTGGCCCCTTAGGTACAATCTCCGTTGCTGGAACCGGCAGCAAGGTCGATGTTGGATACGATGCAAACGCAAATGGCTTCACCTTCGACGTGACCTCCGAATGGAATTCCGTAAAGAATGCTCTCATAAAGTCCGAGAGGCCTGAGAACCTTAAACTCAAGGATTTTGTACATGTGGACGTTCAGCTCGGCGGTACTGGCTCTTCCAACCTCGAAGTTCTTAACACCAAGCGCGGCAACATCTTGACAGGTGCTGGTAACGACACTGTCGCCGTCTCTCTCCTTTCGAATGAAAACACTTGGGTGAATGCCTTTAATATCGATACGGGCGCAGGCAACGACACGATCAATGTGAAAAGGGGCGCTGCGTTCAACGATGCTTCCGCCGCAAGCCCGGGTGGTATTGTTGCTGGTACCTACGTTGCGAATGGTGGAGTCGGTGTTACGAATGGTCGCTTCACCTCCGTCAAGATCGATGCAGGCGCCGGTAACGACGAAATAGATCTAAGTAGTGTGAATCTCGCTTCGTCGATGATAATTGGAGGTAAAGGCATGGATCGTATGACGGCAAGCAGTGGCGCAGATACCTTTGTTTTTAATAAGGGCGACATAGGGACTTGGCTCGCTACCGATACCATCTTTGGCTTCGACGCATCCGTGGACAAGCTGAAACTCGTCGGCACAACTATCGATGACTGGGCGGTGACAAGTTACGGTGTCAACACTCTTATCGTCAACATTACGCTTGAGCGCGGAGACGAGTCGATTATTCTTTCCGGCGTTCGGCTTGAAAACAATGACTGGTTCTCAGCATAG
- a CDS encoding MFS transporter, with protein MVSEKALISKITWRLMPFLGLLYLIAYIDRQNVSYAKLQMVDALSLSEYAYGLGASLFFIGYFIFEVPSNLFLNRFGASKWFARILVSWGAVTIALAYTQNATMFYILRFLLGLCEAGFFPGVLFLMTLWFPRDYRGRMIGLFMIFSALANAIGAPLGGMLLDLDGFLGYAGWEWVFLATGIPAVIAGIATFFYLDDTPEKAKFLTQDEKDWLKNRLAEENKGMEEHAEDGFKALINPRVLFMALCYVGFPLAAYGLSYWLPTIVKSFGVSNTANGFINIIPWVIVAIALFVVPNAADKAKNKTPYIVGPAFVGAFCLLMSALLSDPVLQFSFLCIAAAGIFAGQPVFWSLPGRFLKGAGAAAGIAAINSVGNLGGFVAQNVVPWIKDQTGSTIAPMFFLAFCLALAGVLVIIAARKMGDQARAA; from the coding sequence ATGGTATCCGAAAAAGCCCTCATCTCGAAGATCACCTGGCGGCTGATGCCGTTTCTTGGCCTTCTCTACCTCATCGCCTATATCGACCGCCAGAATGTCAGCTATGCCAAGCTGCAGATGGTCGATGCGCTGAGCCTCAGCGAATATGCCTATGGCCTTGGTGCCTCGCTGTTCTTCATCGGTTATTTCATCTTCGAAGTGCCGAGCAATCTGTTCCTCAACCGTTTCGGCGCCAGTAAATGGTTCGCCCGCATTCTGGTTTCCTGGGGTGCGGTCACCATCGCGCTTGCCTATACGCAGAACGCCACGATGTTCTACATTCTGCGCTTCCTGCTGGGGCTCTGCGAAGCTGGTTTCTTCCCCGGCGTGCTGTTCCTGATGACGCTGTGGTTCCCGCGTGATTATCGCGGTCGAATGATCGGCCTGTTCATGATTTTCAGCGCGCTTGCCAATGCGATCGGCGCGCCGCTTGGCGGCATGCTGCTCGATCTGGATGGTTTCCTCGGTTATGCCGGTTGGGAATGGGTGTTCCTGGCAACCGGTATTCCTGCCGTCATCGCCGGTATCGCCACCTTCTTTTATCTGGATGATACGCCGGAAAAGGCGAAGTTCCTGACGCAGGATGAAAAGGACTGGCTGAAGAACCGGCTGGCTGAAGAAAACAAGGGCATGGAAGAACATGCGGAGGATGGCTTCAAGGCGCTCATCAATCCGCGCGTGCTGTTCATGGCGCTTTGCTATGTTGGTTTTCCGCTGGCCGCCTATGGTCTCAGCTACTGGCTGCCGACGATCGTGAAGAGCTTCGGCGTTTCCAACACCGCCAATGGTTTCATCAACATCATCCCGTGGGTGATCGTGGCTATTGCCCTCTTCGTTGTGCCTAACGCTGCCGACAAGGCGAAGAACAAGACGCCCTACATTGTCGGCCCGGCTTTTGTCGGCGCGTTCTGCCTGCTGATGTCGGCGCTGCTCAGCGATCCGGTCCTGCAGTTCAGCTTCCTCTGCATCGCCGCTGCGGGCATCTTCGCCGGCCAGCCGGTGTTCTGGAGCCTGCCCGGCCGCTTCCTCAAGGGAGCTGGTGCCGCCGCAGGCATTGCCGCCATCAACTCGGTGGGCAATCTCGGTGGGTTCGTGGCTCAGAATGTGGTGCCGTGGATCAAGGATCAGACCGGCAGCACGATTGCGCCGATGTTCTTCCTTGCCTTCTGCCTGGCGCTTGCGGGTGTGCTGGTCATCATCGCCGCGCGTAAAATGGGTGATCAGGCCAGGGCGGCCTGA